Proteins from one Gimesia maris genomic window:
- a CDS encoding DUF58 domain-containing protein, with amino-acid sequence MMPRLSLLYLFAAAMLPFALGTIWPEVGQAGVLVCLLVFLFSLVDLVLTPSLLTIEVHREVNDVLSVGASNSVKLWFNNRGSVPLKIHVHDEPPMPCHYTDLPFDIQLFPNKHQFSIYHVEPHHRGKNRFRRVFLQMKSRFGLWTIYDERDIRQEIKIYPDIQSVRGVELLARRNRLAEAGIKLSRLRGRGTDFDRLREYRRGDEFRSIDWKATSRHQELISREYVVEKNQNIIFLLDCGRSMCNADEGVTHFDRALNAAILLSYVALRQGDTVSLMACSNKVECWVPPIRGASSIQKLIRQVYDLTPIYEASDYQLMSEQLQLRYRKRSLVVVLTHALDEVHLEYLGNALRMMRWPHLVLSAFLRNVPLENRMNSIPETDREAFQIAAAAEIVSSQATQIAALQKSGLLVLDTLPENLSVNLISRYLDIKARQLL; translated from the coding sequence ATGATGCCCCGCCTCTCGCTGTTGTATCTGTTCGCGGCGGCCATGCTTCCCTTTGCGCTGGGAACGATCTGGCCGGAAGTGGGGCAGGCTGGTGTTTTAGTCTGTCTACTGGTATTTCTGTTCTCACTGGTTGATCTGGTGCTGACACCCTCGCTGCTTACAATCGAAGTACATCGGGAAGTGAACGATGTCTTGAGTGTCGGCGCTTCGAACAGTGTTAAGCTCTGGTTTAATAACCGTGGCTCAGTCCCACTTAAGATTCATGTGCATGATGAACCACCCATGCCCTGTCATTATACAGATCTTCCGTTTGATATCCAACTCTTTCCCAATAAGCATCAATTCAGCATCTACCATGTTGAGCCACACCATCGCGGGAAAAACCGTTTTCGCCGCGTGTTTTTACAGATGAAAAGTCGGTTCGGGCTTTGGACCATATACGACGAACGGGACATTCGCCAGGAAATAAAGATCTATCCCGACATTCAATCGGTGCGCGGGGTGGAACTGCTGGCGCGTCGCAATCGTCTGGCCGAGGCGGGAATCAAACTGTCGCGTCTACGGGGGCGGGGAACTGATTTTGACCGACTGCGTGAATATCGACGGGGAGACGAATTTCGCAGCATTGACTGGAAAGCCACGTCGCGTCATCAGGAATTGATCAGTCGGGAATACGTGGTCGAGAAAAATCAGAACATCATATTTCTTCTCGACTGTGGTCGTTCGATGTGTAATGCCGACGAAGGTGTCACCCACTTTGACCGTGCGTTGAATGCTGCGATTCTGTTGAGCTATGTCGCACTCAGGCAGGGGGATACCGTTTCTCTGATGGCCTGTTCGAACAAGGTGGAATGCTGGGTCCCCCCCATCCGCGGTGCCAGTTCGATTCAGAAGCTGATTCGTCAGGTATATGACCTGACACCGATTTATGAGGCTTCCGATTACCAGCTGATGTCCGAACAACTGCAACTGCGCTATCGTAAACGCTCGCTGGTCGTTGTACTGACACATGCGCTGGATGAAGTTCATCTGGAATACTTGGGAAACGCCTTGCGGATGATGCGCTGGCCGCATCTGGTATTGTCTGCGTTTTTACGAAACGTTCCCCTTGAAAATCGAATGAATTCAATCCCGGAGACGGACCGGGAAGCATTTCAGATCGCCGCCGCGGCTGAGATCGTTTCTTCCCAGGCGACTCAAATTGCCGCATTGCAGAAATCAGGGTTGCTCGTGCTCGATACGCTGCCTGAAAACCTGTCGGTCAACCTCATCAGTCGCTATCTGGATATCAAAGCACGGCAGTTGCTCTGA
- a CDS encoding AAA family ATPase: MDVSQVEDYYQRSMTEVGKVLMGQEDLVEGVLVALFCEGNVLIEGVPGLGKTLLVNTLSHVLSSEFRRIQFTPDLMPSDITGHSVYDMHEQKFTFNQGPLFTNLLLADEVNRAPAKTQSALLEAMQERQVSVDGKTYPLQRPFLTIATQNPLEQEGTYPLPEAQLDRFMFKLLVDYPTQDQENAILDLYAAGKDNRDLSTFGIQPVLNTETILSIQQRAAEIIVEPSIIQYITSIVSRTRSWHTIEVGASPRASVNLLISTRVLAACQGRDFVVPDDVKELSLPILRHRIRLHPEAEIEGMKVDEVIRDILESVEAPRK, translated from the coding sequence ATGGATGTTTCACAAGTTGAAGATTATTACCAGCGATCAATGACTGAAGTGGGTAAAGTGCTCATGGGGCAGGAAGACCTGGTAGAGGGGGTGCTGGTCGCTTTATTTTGTGAAGGGAATGTTTTAATCGAAGGCGTTCCTGGCCTGGGTAAGACGCTGCTGGTCAATACGCTCAGTCATGTGCTTTCCAGTGAGTTTCGGCGGATCCAGTTTACTCCTGACCTGATGCCCTCTGATATTACCGGCCACTCTGTGTATGACATGCATGAGCAGAAATTCACCTTCAATCAGGGCCCGTTGTTTACAAACCTGCTACTGGCAGATGAAGTCAACCGGGCGCCAGCCAAGACGCAGTCTGCGTTACTGGAAGCAATGCAGGAACGACAGGTGTCTGTTGACGGAAAAACCTATCCGCTGCAGAGACCGTTTCTCACGATCGCAACGCAGAACCCTCTGGAACAGGAAGGGACTTATCCGCTCCCGGAAGCACAACTGGACCGCTTCATGTTCAAGTTACTGGTCGACTATCCGACACAAGATCAGGAGAATGCGATCCTGGATCTGTATGCTGCCGGGAAAGACAACCGGGATCTGAGCACTTTTGGAATTCAACCTGTGCTGAACACGGAAACCATCCTGTCGATTCAGCAGCGTGCGGCAGAAATTATTGTTGAACCTTCCATCATTCAATATATTACATCCATCGTATCGCGGACCCGTAGCTGGCATACCATTGAAGTCGGGGCGAGTCCCCGGGCGAGTGTCAATCTACTGATCAGTACACGGGTTCTGGCCGCCTGTCAGGGGCGTGATTTTGTTGTCCCCGATGATGTGAAAGAGTTGTCACTTCCCATTCTGCGTCATCGGATTCGATTGCATCCGGAAGCGGAAATTGAAGGCATGAAAGTGGACGAAGTCATTCGGGATATCCTGGAAAGCGTTGAGGCTCCCCGCAAATGA
- a CDS encoding FliA/WhiG family RNA polymerase sigma factor, with protein sequence MAIKASEEIAEIWKVFKQDQSNQALRNMLIEQYVPLVRYNAERVWAKLPEGVDLNDLISAGVFGLMDAINAFDLERGVKFETYCVPRIRGAMLDELRTMDWVPRLVRSKASKLEAARKAAEAEFGRPPADEEIARKMQLSRKEFEKLKNEANAVGLVSLNKKWYETDSYKDVREVDILEDAKGEDPTKSIQKRDLMRLVTKGLNRNERLIIILYYYEELTMKEIGSTLGLSESRVSQMHSSIVNRLKEQLGRRRPEFA encoded by the coding sequence ATGGCCATCAAAGCCAGTGAAGAAATCGCAGAAATCTGGAAGGTGTTCAAGCAGGATCAATCCAACCAGGCCCTGCGTAATATGCTCATTGAGCAATACGTTCCCCTGGTTCGTTACAATGCAGAACGAGTCTGGGCCAAACTGCCTGAAGGGGTAGATTTGAACGACTTGATTTCGGCTGGTGTATTTGGGCTGATGGATGCAATTAATGCATTCGACCTGGAGCGGGGTGTCAAGTTTGAGACATACTGTGTGCCCCGTATTCGTGGAGCCATGCTGGATGAGCTGCGCACGATGGACTGGGTACCACGCCTGGTTCGCAGTAAAGCCAGCAAGCTGGAAGCAGCCCGAAAAGCGGCCGAAGCGGAATTTGGTCGCCCCCCGGCAGACGAAGAAATTGCCCGGAAAATGCAATTGTCCCGCAAGGAATTTGAAAAGCTCAAAAATGAGGCCAATGCGGTCGGCCTGGTGAGCCTGAATAAAAAATGGTATGAAACAGACAGCTACAAAGATGTCCGGGAAGTGGATATCCTCGAAGATGCCAAAGGGGAAGATCCCACCAAGAGCATTCAGAAACGGGATCTGATGCGTCTGGTAACCAAAGGTCTGAACCGGAATGAGCGCCTGATTATCATCCTGTATTATTATGAAGAACTGACTATGAAAGAGATTGGCAGCACGCTGGGGCTGTCAGAATCTCGTGTCAGCCAGATGCATTCGAGCATCGTTAACCGCCTGAAGGAACAGTTGGGACGACGTCGCCCTGAATTCGCCTAA
- a CDS encoding P-loop NTPase, producing the protein MAPAVNEWNPKQVEAVPPVNPPESQSNVASQGDQARVLRGLMEQRRPGIIEKNKTSHCRTLAVCSGKGGVGKSVLSLNLALALAQSGASVCLIDVNLALGNIDLLCRLNGYWNLSHVVSGARSLKEIQLEGPLGVSVITGASGLTDLADCSEAVRKDVLGQMQELEATHDYLILDNGTGIHRSIRQFVTTADDVLVVTTPEPTAIADAYATIKSLSTIQSLEIQALINQCTSDDQSEKVFQQLKKTTELFLHTGLAQAGQIPHDMHVVQSVYDRKPFVLSHPHCPAAESIFRLAHDLLERHQIAGQQNKQESYFPRLWQRLLGEAA; encoded by the coding sequence ATGGCTCCAGCCGTCAATGAATGGAACCCGAAGCAGGTGGAAGCAGTTCCTCCTGTCAATCCTCCCGAATCACAGTCTAATGTGGCTTCGCAGGGGGATCAGGCCAGGGTTCTGCGCGGATTGATGGAGCAGAGACGTCCTGGCATTATTGAAAAGAACAAAACCTCCCATTGCAGGACACTGGCAGTCTGTAGTGGAAAAGGAGGCGTCGGAAAGTCGGTGTTGTCATTGAATCTGGCACTGGCTCTGGCACAGTCCGGAGCTTCGGTCTGCCTGATTGATGTCAATCTGGCGCTGGGCAATATTGATTTATTGTGTCGATTAAATGGTTACTGGAATCTTTCACATGTGGTCAGCGGAGCCCGTTCCTTAAAAGAAATTCAACTGGAAGGTCCCCTGGGAGTCAGTGTCATTACTGGCGCCAGCGGACTGACAGATCTGGCAGACTGTTCGGAAGCGGTTCGGAAAGATGTGCTGGGACAGATGCAGGAACTGGAAGCTACTCACGATTATCTGATTCTGGATAATGGAACTGGCATCCACCGCAGCATCAGGCAGTTTGTTACGACGGCCGACGATGTCCTGGTAGTGACGACTCCCGAACCCACGGCCATTGCTGATGCTTATGCGACAATCAAATCACTTTCGACAATACAATCGCTGGAAATTCAGGCTTTGATCAATCAATGTACGTCAGACGATCAGTCTGAAAAGGTCTTCCAGCAACTTAAAAAAACAACGGAACTGTTTTTACACACCGGACTGGCACAAGCCGGTCAGATCCCACATGATATGCATGTCGTTCAATCTGTTTATGATCGGAAACCATTTGTATTAAGCCATCCGCATTGTCCCGCCGCGGAATCTATTTTCCGTCTGGCGCATGACCTGCTGGAACGACACCAGATTGCTGGACAACAAAATAAACAAGAGTCTTACTTTCCGCGACTTTGGCAGCGTTTGCTGGGTGAAGCCGCGTAA
- the flhF gene encoding flagellar biosynthesis protein FlhF, translated as MSDVRTFKAASMQEALTLVREEMGSDAVILQTRQIPGRKSLLPWSRTQEAYEITAGLGIETQTPAALQNKKRSTSAGSVLRHRASNLQSDNRRRETVSPSVSAHQETLPVRRETTPRRESTYSPSPEQPRFRQRFEEAAPRELPPTQKQFDPTEEFTEKLNAIQEMLESLDRRTRSHRSTDVPSELFHIYTDLIDAEVDERIAHDLIARLKEHASPEQLKDSAASKSLLAALIESQIACSVPIRPVPGHRKVVALVGPTGVGKTTTIAKLAANFRLRDNIKMGLVTVDTYRIAAVEQLRTYAEIIDLPMKVVSTPKEMQQALDEMVGLDLVLIDTAGRSPSDDLKIQELERLFREVPIDEVSLVMSMTSSVKTLEAIAQRFQVARPTSMILTKLDEAPVMGSLLTLSQNVKLPVRYLTTGQDVPDDIEPANAARMARLILGEDQLR; from the coding sequence ATGTCAGATGTTCGAACATTTAAAGCAGCTTCGATGCAGGAAGCACTGACGCTGGTAAGGGAAGAGATGGGCAGTGATGCCGTCATCCTGCAGACGCGCCAGATTCCGGGGCGTAAAAGCCTGTTGCCCTGGTCGAGAACCCAGGAAGCATATGAAATCACAGCAGGACTGGGTATTGAAACACAGACACCAGCCGCATTGCAGAATAAAAAACGTTCCACCAGTGCAGGCTCAGTATTAAGGCACCGGGCATCAAACCTGCAATCGGACAATCGTCGTCGCGAAACAGTCTCTCCGTCCGTGTCAGCACATCAGGAAACATTACCAGTCCGACGCGAAACGACTCCTCGTCGAGAATCAACATACTCCCCGTCGCCGGAACAACCACGATTCCGCCAGCGCTTCGAAGAAGCAGCACCTCGCGAACTCCCCCCCACACAGAAACAGTTTGATCCGACAGAAGAATTTACCGAGAAACTGAACGCGATTCAGGAGATGCTGGAATCACTGGATCGCCGTACCCGCTCCCATCGATCTACTGACGTGCCTTCAGAACTGTTTCATATTTATACCGATCTGATCGATGCAGAGGTGGATGAACGTATTGCCCACGATCTGATTGCCAGACTGAAAGAGCATGCGAGTCCCGAGCAACTGAAAGACTCTGCTGCCAGCAAATCGCTGCTCGCCGCATTGATTGAATCTCAGATAGCCTGTTCCGTACCAATTCGTCCCGTTCCCGGGCATCGTAAAGTGGTCGCACTGGTAGGGCCAACAGGAGTGGGCAAAACGACAACCATTGCAAAACTGGCAGCTAATTTCCGACTGCGTGATAATATTAAAATGGGACTGGTCACCGTTGACACCTATCGGATTGCCGCCGTCGAACAGCTGCGGACCTATGCTGAAATAATTGATCTGCCCATGAAGGTCGTCAGCACACCGAAAGAAATGCAGCAGGCTCTCGACGAGATGGTCGGACTGGATCTGGTGCTGATTGATACCGCCGGTCGCAGTCCCAGTGATGATCTGAAAATTCAGGAACTCGAGCGCCTGTTCCGTGAAGTACCCATTGATGAAGTTTCACTGGTCATGAGTATGACTTCCAGCGTAAAAACACTTGAAGCGATCGCGCAACGATTCCAGGTGGCCCGTCCGACTTCCATGATTCTGACCAAGTTGGACGAAGCTCCTGTGATGGGCAGTCTGTTGACCTTAAGTCAAAATGTAAAACTGCCTGTGCGATATCTGACAACCGGTCAGGATGTTCCTGATGATATCGAACCCGCCAATGCCGCCCGGATGGCGCGACTGATACTGGGTGAGGATCAGCTGCGTTAA
- the flhA gene encoding flagellar biosynthesis protein FlhA, producing MPPESNTGLSGSIMRNTGLIFPLVIVSSVLVIIAPLPPFVMDFLLSCNITVSVVILMTTIYVKRPLEFSVFPAILLGTTLARLVLNVASTRLILTRGAADGTAAAGGVIEAFGHFVAGGQLVVGLIIFVILVTIQFMVITKGATRISEVAARFALDSMPGKQMAIDADLNAGLISSDEAKTRRSEITEQADFYGSMDGASKFVRGDSIASIIITLINVVGGLYVGMVDHGMELSKAATVFTTLTIGDGLVTQVPGFLISLAAGLIVTRTSVDSNLPGDVVKQFSGHPEALFLAATFLFALAFTGLPAGPMLALAIGCVVTGMMRRKGLQVAEVKKQKAETQQQTQSQPEPKPEDHLFVDPLELELGVGLLRLADPATGGDLLDRVTRIRHKIAQELGIILPKVRIRDNIRLGQRDYQIKIRDVAVAWGGIYPDGLLAIDTGATNGDIPGIDTVEPAFGRPAKWIELGQKERAELMGYNVVEPSAVVITHLTEVVREHSSELLTREQVHGLIENLKESSPKVVEELIPDVLKISQVQHVLSNLLRERVPIRDLETILQSLGDYADRTKEPMILTEYVRNGLARAICQQYRDNKRLLRVVTLDPELEDVLMSGIDYNEHGLVIKLAPQTGEIITQAIADQIEPLVEAGGHPIVLCNPQIRAGLKQITSPMIPRLIVLSLNEITRDTDVEAIGQISASRLKKEVAAGAA from the coding sequence ATGCCACCGGAGTCCAATACCGGTCTATCCGGATCGATCATGCGCAACACCGGGCTGATTTTCCCACTAGTCATAGTGAGTTCAGTCCTGGTAATCATTGCGCCATTGCCTCCGTTCGTGATGGACTTTCTGTTGTCCTGCAATATCACCGTTTCTGTAGTGATTTTGATGACAACGATTTATGTTAAACGGCCGCTGGAATTCAGCGTGTTTCCTGCAATTCTGTTGGGAACAACACTGGCACGGCTCGTACTTAACGTGGCATCAACCCGTTTGATTTTAACACGTGGTGCCGCCGATGGGACGGCTGCCGCCGGAGGGGTCATTGAAGCCTTCGGTCACTTTGTCGCCGGGGGTCAGCTGGTTGTAGGACTGATCATCTTTGTCATCCTGGTTACGATTCAGTTTATGGTGATTACCAAAGGTGCGACCCGAATCAGTGAGGTCGCTGCCCGTTTCGCTTTAGACAGTATGCCCGGTAAGCAGATGGCCATCGACGCCGATTTAAATGCAGGGTTAATCAGTTCAGACGAAGCCAAAACCCGCCGCAGTGAAATAACAGAGCAGGCTGACTTCTATGGTTCCATGGATGGTGCCAGCAAGTTTGTTCGTGGCGATTCGATTGCCAGTATCATCATCACCCTGATCAATGTCGTTGGGGGCTTGTATGTCGGGATGGTCGACCATGGCATGGAACTCTCAAAAGCAGCCACTGTATTTACAACACTAACGATTGGCGACGGACTGGTCACACAGGTTCCTGGCTTCCTGATTTCTCTGGCAGCAGGGTTAATTGTCACTCGAACTTCAGTCGACAGTAATTTGCCAGGCGATGTCGTCAAGCAGTTTTCAGGGCATCCTGAAGCTCTGTTTCTGGCTGCCACCTTTCTGTTTGCTTTGGCTTTTACCGGGTTGCCCGCTGGACCGATGCTGGCCTTGGCCATCGGATGTGTCGTAACAGGTATGATGCGAAGAAAAGGTCTCCAGGTTGCTGAGGTAAAGAAACAAAAAGCAGAAACACAACAGCAGACACAAAGTCAGCCTGAACCCAAACCGGAAGACCATCTGTTTGTCGATCCCCTGGAACTGGAACTGGGAGTCGGACTGTTAAGACTGGCTGATCCTGCGACTGGTGGTGATCTCCTTGACCGTGTGACTCGCATCCGACACAAGATTGCTCAGGAGCTGGGAATTATTCTTCCCAAAGTACGTATTCGCGACAATATTCGACTGGGACAGCGCGACTACCAGATTAAGATCCGCGATGTCGCTGTCGCCTGGGGCGGAATCTATCCCGATGGCTTACTGGCCATTGATACGGGCGCGACGAATGGTGATATTCCGGGCATCGATACTGTAGAACCCGCATTCGGGCGTCCTGCCAAGTGGATTGAACTGGGGCAGAAAGAACGTGCGGAACTGATGGGTTATAACGTAGTAGAACCTTCGGCTGTCGTCATCACTCACTTGACGGAAGTGGTCCGCGAACACAGCAGTGAACTGCTGACACGGGAACAGGTCCATGGCCTGATTGAAAATCTGAAAGAGTCGTCACCCAAAGTCGTTGAAGAACTGATTCCCGATGTATTGAAGATCTCCCAGGTACAACATGTGCTTTCCAATCTGCTCCGCGAGCGGGTGCCGATTCGCGATCTGGAAACCATTCTGCAATCATTAGGCGATTATGCAGATCGCACCAAGGAGCCCATGATTCTGACAGAGTATGTTCGCAACGGTCTGGCGCGTGCCATCTGTCAGCAGTACCGGGATAACAAGCGACTGTTAAGAGTCGTCACGCTTGATCCGGAACTGGAAGACGTGCTGATGTCAGGTATAGATTACAATGAGCATGGTCTGGTCATTAAGCTGGCACCCCAGACGGGAGAAATCATTACACAGGCCATCGCAGATCAGATCGAACCACTGGTCGAAGCAGGTGGGCATCCCATTGTATTATGCAATCCCCAGATCAGGGCCGGTTTGAAACAGATTACCTCTCCCATGATTCCCCGGTTAATTGTACTGAGTCTAAATGAAATTACCCGTGATACTGATGTGGAAGCGATCGGACAGATTTCAGCCAGTCGGTTGAAAAAAGAGGTTGCGGCAGGAGCTGCATAA
- a CDS encoding DUF1501 domain-containing protein: protein MRFHDLGLQDLTRRHFFENCAVGAGAIGLATLMQSEQQTHAATSALGKTHHPPKAKNVIYMFMAGGPSQLEMFDFKPKLQELEGQVIPESYVEGKQFAFLKKDAKLLGTRRKFRKHGESGTELSDVVPHLASIADDITVLKSMKTDVFNHGPAKLFMNTGTQQFGRPSMGAWVTYGIGSESQNLPGFVVLQSGPRGPRGGAPLWGSGFLPTTYQGVPFLNGADPILNLSNPSGIDAKRQSEFIETVNQLNALRLEKTRDPEISTRISAYEMAYRMQSSAPELMDLSGETKETLDLYGVDPATPSYARNCLLARRLIEKGCRFVQLYHTDWDHHGNKGTDLEESLDARCLETDRASAALVKDLKQRGLLEDTLVIWGGEFGRTPQGEPRDLIGRDHHIDAFSMWVAGGGSQPGVTIGETDELGYYSVNDTIHVRDFHATVLHLLGIDHHELSYFYQGLDFRLTGVEEAHLVKKMLA, encoded by the coding sequence ATGAGATTTCATGATTTGGGTTTACAGGATCTGACACGACGCCATTTTTTTGAAAACTGCGCCGTGGGAGCTGGGGCCATAGGTCTGGCAACTCTGATGCAGTCGGAACAACAGACTCACGCTGCGACGTCCGCTCTCGGTAAAACTCATCATCCTCCCAAAGCTAAAAATGTCATTTACATGTTTATGGCGGGAGGGCCCAGCCAGCTGGAAATGTTTGACTTTAAGCCTAAGCTGCAGGAGCTGGAAGGCCAGGTGATTCCGGAGTCTTATGTCGAAGGCAAACAGTTCGCATTTCTGAAAAAAGATGCAAAGCTGCTGGGTACACGACGCAAATTCAGAAAACATGGCGAATCGGGTACTGAACTTTCCGATGTGGTACCGCATTTGGCGAGTATTGCAGATGATATCACCGTTCTGAAGAGTATGAAAACGGATGTGTTCAATCATGGGCCCGCTAAACTGTTTATGAATACCGGGACTCAACAGTTTGGACGCCCCAGTATGGGAGCCTGGGTGACCTACGGCATCGGCAGCGAATCACAGAACCTGCCTGGCTTTGTCGTACTGCAGTCCGGTCCCCGCGGTCCGCGTGGTGGTGCTCCGTTATGGGGCAGTGGTTTTCTGCCTACGACTTACCAGGGAGTGCCTTTTTTGAATGGTGCCGACCCGATTCTCAATTTATCGAATCCTTCAGGGATTGATGCAAAACGACAGTCGGAATTTATTGAGACAGTCAATCAATTGAATGCGCTGCGGCTGGAGAAAACAAGGGATCCTGAGATTTCGACACGCATCTCTGCGTATGAAATGGCATATCGGATGCAGTCCAGTGCACCAGAGTTAATGGATCTCTCGGGTGAGACAAAAGAGACACTGGACTTATATGGTGTTGACCCGGCAACTCCCTCTTATGCGCGTAACTGTTTACTGGCGCGCAGGTTAATAGAAAAAGGGTGCCGCTTTGTTCAACTTTATCATACCGACTGGGACCATCATGGGAATAAAGGCACAGACCTGGAAGAATCACTGGATGCCCGCTGTCTGGAGACGGACCGCGCATCGGCAGCGTTGGTGAAAGACCTGAAGCAGCGTGGTCTGTTAGAAGATACACTGGTGATCTGGGGAGGCGAATTCGGCAGGACCCCTCAGGGAGAACCGCGAGATCTGATCGGACGAGATCACCATATTGATGCCTTCAGTATGTGGGTTGCAGGAGGAGGTTCTCAGCCTGGTGTCACAATAGGAGAAACTGACGAACTGGGATATTACTCAGTGAACGACACAATTCATGTCCGCGATTTTCATGCGACGGTCTTACATCTGCTGGGGATTGATCATCATGAGCTTTCCTATTTTTACCAAGGTCTCGATTTCCGCTTGACGGGAGTCGAAGAAGCGCATCTGGTGAAGAAAATGCTGGCTTGA